Proteins from a genomic interval of Nitrospina gracilis Nb-211:
- a CDS encoding tetratricopeptide repeat protein, giving the protein MPPPPPPIDPAEMHIWTPPSEEELAARHRRQQVLDAMSSDLEKLFMRYAHTLGEEIILENLIAFQTPQYHQWNARFSEDLSDIDAIHQGNVDELQKSGEAVALLKEELEAIRKRREERRFRPDEYQLAIRLFRDARYAESIAVFNRVLATEFPPNLHDNILFGLGSNYYRLRDYKKAKSYFDPIVEEHPSTDKWLVAHAMLGMIYNLDGQKSRALWILQKALDEKPTGELLSILQNLILITQGKKPDVAS; this is encoded by the coding sequence CGGAGATGCACATCTGGACTCCGCCCAGCGAGGAAGAACTGGCCGCGCGACACCGCCGCCAGCAGGTGCTGGACGCGATGAGCTCCGACCTGGAAAAGTTGTTCATGCGTTATGCCCACACGCTGGGCGAGGAGATCATTCTGGAAAACCTGATCGCCTTCCAGACCCCGCAATACCACCAGTGGAATGCGCGGTTCTCGGAGGACCTGAGCGATATTGACGCCATCCATCAGGGCAATGTGGATGAACTGCAAAAATCCGGCGAGGCGGTGGCGCTTTTGAAGGAGGAGTTGGAGGCCATCCGCAAGCGGCGCGAGGAACGGCGGTTTCGTCCGGATGAATACCAGCTTGCCATCCGCCTGTTCCGCGACGCGCGCTATGCGGAAAGTATCGCCGTGTTCAACCGCGTGCTGGCCACCGAGTTTCCGCCCAACCTGCATGACAACATCCTGTTCGGGCTGGGGTCCAATTACTACCGCCTGCGGGACTACAAAAAGGCCAAATCCTATTTTGATCCCATCGTGGAAGAACACCCCTCCACCGACAAATGGCTGGTGGCCCACGCCATGCTCGGCATGATATACAATCTGGACGGACAAAAAAGCCGCGCCTTGTGGATTCTGCAGAAAGCTCTGGATGAAAAACCCACCGGCGAACTGCTCTCCATCCTGCAAAACCTCATACTCATCACCCAGGGAAAGAAACCCGATGTCGCAAGTTAA
- a CDS encoding TlpA family protein disulfide reductase, giving the protein MSQVNQPAPNLDVAEWVQGEASNIDRERGNVILVTVFQVNCPGCFVGGFPEVLAVHQEFQGQPLKIWGLATAFEDYRFNNLENLKKLAHTGEVVGETLAYLQNSGMLQNGRLTFSIPFPLAWDRLVKRQGGATPEEIEAFLARDFPDYRDMPGHTLNAVKTQIKQYLEKKEYDASTFDRYGLRGTPSTILIDKQGILRHKLFGSGLNLSDLIEPLLNE; this is encoded by the coding sequence ATGTCGCAAGTTAACCAACCCGCGCCCAATCTCGATGTAGCCGAGTGGGTGCAGGGCGAAGCCTCCAATATCGACCGGGAACGTGGCAACGTAATCCTCGTTACGGTGTTTCAGGTCAACTGCCCCGGCTGTTTCGTCGGCGGATTTCCGGAAGTCCTCGCGGTGCACCAGGAGTTTCAGGGACAGCCGTTGAAGATATGGGGGCTCGCCACGGCGTTCGAGGATTACCGCTTCAACAATCTGGAAAATCTGAAAAAGCTGGCACACACCGGAGAGGTGGTGGGCGAGACGCTCGCCTACCTGCAGAACAGCGGCATGTTGCAGAACGGCCGGCTGACCTTTTCCATTCCTTTTCCGCTGGCGTGGGACCGGCTGGTGAAACGCCAGGGCGGGGCGACGCCGGAGGAAATCGAAGCCTTTCTGGCGCGCGACTTTCCCGACTATCGGGATATGCCGGGCCACACCCTGAACGCGGTCAAAACCCAGATCAAACAGTACCTGGAGAAAAAAGAATACGACGCCAGCACTTTTGACCGGTACGGACTGCGCGGCACGCCGTCCACGATCCTGATTGACAAACAGGGTATCCTCAGGCACAAACTGTTTGGGTCAGGCTTGAATCTGAGTGACCTCATCGAGCCGTTGCTGAACGAATAA